The Ralstonia pickettii DTP0602 genome segment TCTTCCACAGGCCCAGGTAGACCACCGGCACGCCGGCGGCCAGGCTGTACAGGTAGCCGGTGATGGGCACCACCAGGATCAGCACGTACAGCAGGTGATGCGCGCCGGTGGCGGCCTTGGCCTGCCAGGCCGGTGTGCCGGGCGCGACAGCCGGCGCCGGGTGCGTTGCACGCCACAGTACGCGCAGCACGGCGATCGCAAAGATGGTCACGCCCAGCCACTTGTGCCACGAGTAGAGCTTGAGCTTGGTCGGCGTCAGCCCCGGAATGCCGGTCATGTACAGGCCGAGCCCGAACGCAGCAAAGATGGCCAGCGCGACCAGCCAGTGCAAGGCGATCGCAGTGGCACCGTAGCCGGTCGGGGCATTGGCGGTAGAACGCATCGGATTCCTCTCGCCCGTGTCACGGGCCTTTCACAATTTTGGGGACGACACCGACGGGAGCCAGCCCGCC includes the following:
- a CDS encoding cytochrome B561 (K12262: cybB; cytochrome b561) encodes the protein MRSTANAPTGYGATAIALHWLVALAIFAAFGLGLYMTGIPGLTPTKLKLYSWHKWLGVTIFAIAVLRVLWRATHPAPAVAPGTPAWQAKAATGAHHLLYVLILVVPITGYLYSLAAGVPVVYLGLWKMPVLLEKNDELKEVLKFAHVWLNYLMAAVVFVHAAAAVKHQFVDRDGTLGRMLPFLR